One part of the Ziziphus jujuba cultivar Dongzao chromosome 2, ASM3175591v1 genome encodes these proteins:
- the LOC107418753 gene encoding beta-1,2-xylosyltransferase XYXT1: MYDSILSRSFSRHEQKKLGYGAFICCLFVVFCFCTLLKPYWGPLPALNLQVSMGTIGLKMLALKETNISHQIFGGKQNLGLITSTKVSENVSLQKENSTSYSQHYDSGRSIEESKNVSLGTGNSTSEKNDWELSTKESKNVSLDIGNSTSEQNDLELSTNGSKNVSLQVENSTSPDYKDTPTIPLSSIGQHAETAVQENVTKKKTLQPLCSTGQERTEFCEIKMDVRIDGNSGSVFVVSSQSEKTENNNSWIIRPYARKEDLTAMSHVRKWSVKAVEDNQEIPKCTINHNVPAVLFSSGGYVGNNFHEFTDVLIPLFITSRQYNGEVQFLISDKRSWFIPKFQKILEGLSKYEIIDIDKEKQVHCFPSATIGLKRHPKEMAIDPSKHLYSMRDFRDFLRHSYSLKKSKAIRIKDGKRRKKPRLLILSRRRTRAFTNVDEIVKMARSLGYKVIVSEADRSLSKFAELMNSCDVLMGVHGAGLTNMVFLPENAVFIQVLPLGEYQWLAKTYFGEPSKDMNLKYLEYEIAREESTLINQYPLDHAVFTDPISIGKQGWEAFKSIFLEKQNVNLDVNRFKPVLLKALELLHQ, from the exons atgtatgatTCTATTCTTTCTAGGAGCTTTAGTAGGCATGAACAAAAGAAACTAGGATATGGAGCATTTATTTGTTGCTTGTTCGTTGTATTCTGCTTTTGCACTTTGCTCAAACCCTATTGGGGTCCTCTACCAGCTT TGAATTTGCAGGTCTCAATGGGTACTATTGGTCTGAAAATGTTGGCACTCAAGGAAACAAACATTTCTCACCAAATTTTTGGAGGAAAACAGAATTTAGGATTAATCACGAGCACCAAAGTTTCTGAAAATGTGagccttcaaaaagaaaattctacCAGTTATTCTCAGCATTATGATTCTGGAAGAAGCATAGAAGAATCCAAAAATGTGAGCCTTGGAACTGGAAATTCTACTTCAGAGAAGAACGATTGGGAATTGAGCACAAAAGAGTCCAAAAATGTGAGTCTTGACATTGGAAATTCTACTTCAGAGCAAAATGATTTGGAATTGAGCACAAACGGGTCAAAAAATGTGAGTCTTCAAGTAGAAAATTCAACTTCACCAGATTACAAGGACACTCCAACTATTCCCTTATCAAGTATAGGTCAACATGCAGAGACAGCAG TTCAAGAAAAtgtgacaaagaaaaaaacattgcaGCCACTTTGCAGTACAGGACAAGAAAGAACAGAGTTCTGTGAGATCAAAATGGATGTGAGGATAGATGGAAATTCGGGTTCAGTTTTTGTTGTTTCATCGCAAtcagaaaaaacagaaaacaacaaCTCCTGGATCATCAGACCATATGCTCGAAAAGAAGACTTGACGGCTATGAGTCATGTTCGAAAATGGTCAGTAAAAGCAGTAGAAGATAACCAAGAAATCCCCAAGTGCACCATAAACCACAATGTCCCAGCTGTGCTGTTTTCCTCCGGAGGTTATGTTGGAAACAATTTCCACGAATTCACCGATGTTCTAATCCCGCTGTTCATAACTTCTAGACAATATAATGGTGAAGTACAATTTCTAATTTCAGATAAAAGATCTTGGTTTATCCCAAAGTTCCAAAAGATACTAGAAGGTTTGTCAAAGTATGAGATTATAGACATTGACAAAGAAAAACAAGTCCATTGCTTCCCAAGTGCAACAATTGGTCTCAAAAGGCATCCAAAAGAAATGGCTATTGACCCTTCAAAGCATTTATATTCAATGAGAGATTTCAGAGATTTCTTAAGGCATTCGTATTCGTTGAAGAAATCGAAAGCGATCAGGATCAAAGAtggaaaaaggaggaaaaagccAAGGCTTCTGATACTATCAAGAAGGAGAACTAGAGCTTTTACCAATGTAGATGAGATTGTTAAGATGGCTAGGAGTTTGGGATACAAAGTGATTGTCTCAGAAGCCGATAGGAGCTTGTCGAAATTCGCAGAGCTAATGAATTCATGTGATGTTTTGATGGGAGTTCATGGAGCTGGGCTGACAAACATGGTGTTCCTTCCTGAGAATGCAGTGTTCATACAAGTTCTTCCACTTGGTGAGTATCAATGGCTTGCAAAAACATATTTTGGTGAGCCTTCTAAGGATATGAATTTGAAGTATTTAGAATATGAGATAGCCAGAGAGGAAAGCACGTTGATAAATCAATACCCTCTTGATCATGCAGTTTTTACTGATCCCATATCCATTGGGAAGCAAGGATGGGAAGCATTTAAGTCAATATTTTTGGAGAAGCAAAATGTTAATCTTGATGTTAATAGGTTTAAACCTGTTTTATTAAAAGCCCTCGAGCTTCTGCATCAGTAG